GCTTTGATTATGAATTCGCCTCTGCCACACAATATTATACGAGCGGTTATTTCGATAAGGCTTTGAAGCGTGTTTTAGAAGAATTTCCAAAGATTATGAAAGTTGTTTTACCAACGCTTCGTGATGCCCGAAAAGCGACCTATGCACCTATTTTACCGCTTCACCCACGTACGGGGGAAGTGATGCAGGTGCCTGTAGAGGTTATTGATTCCGAAACAGGTATGATTCGCTGGTCCGATTATGAAGGGGAGGAATTTGAAACCTGTGTTTTTGGCGGTGGTGCAAAAATGCAGTGGAAAGGCGACTGGGCGATGCGTTGGTATGCGCTCGGTGTTGATTATGAAATGGCCGGAAAAGATTTGACGGATAGTGTCAAATTATCTTCTAAAATTTGTCGTATTTTAGGCGGTGTTCCTCCTGTGAATTTGATTTACGAGCTGTTCTTGGATGCAGAAGGGCAGAAAATTAGTAAGTCAAAAGGAAATGGACTTTCTTTAGAGGAATGGTTATCGCTTGGGCCAGAGGAATCTCTCGCACAATTTATGTTCCATCAGCCACAACGTGCAAAACGTCTCCATAAAGGGATTATTGGCCGTTCAATTGATGATTATCTGAGTGGTATGGAGCGTCTTCAAACTTCTGATAAAGCACCAGAAGAGCATATTGCTTGGTTCCTTCATAAAGGTAATTTACCAGAATGGGAGGGCGCACCTGTTTCTTTTTCACTTCTGTTAAATCTTGCAACAGCTTTAGGTGCTAAAGATGAAGAAACATTATGGAAATTTTTGCGTCGTTATGATCCAAATTTAAGCGCAGAAACACAGCCATTTTTAGCAAAACTTCTTTCTTATGTTCTCGAGCATGTTCGTGAACAGGAGGATTCAGGGGCTAGAAAGTGTCGTGAACCTGAGGAAAAAGAGCGTCTTGCAATTGAAGAATTGCGAGATTCCTTGGTTGCGCTTAATCTAGAGGAAGCAGAAAAATCAACAGCAGAGGTCGTTCAGAATTTGACCTATTCCGTTGGAAAGAAATATTTTGGTCAGGAAGGCTTAAGAACTTGGTTCTCATGCTTATATGAGGTTTTACTTGGCCGTTCGGAAGGGCCTAGATTTGGTGTCTTTGTTGCTCTCTACGGTCTTCCAGAAGTCGTTGCGTTAATAAATCAGGTTTTGAATCCTGATGGGAAGAGTTGTGAAACGGTTCAAAAAGCATGATATTTCGTCTCAAGATGCTTCTTTTCGAGCAGAGGGGCGTCTGAGTCTTTTAAAACAAAAAAAGGCATTAAGAGCATTGCTATTGCGTGCTCTGCCTTTTGGTATTGCTTTAACATTGGTGGTTATTGGGGGGATTGCTCTTTTTCGAGAGGCCTCCCATTTCTCTATCCATGAAATAAAGCAGGCTTTATGGATGTTACCACCGTCTGCCTTGTTTAAGGCAGCGGCGGCAACGTTTTTAGCGTATTTTTTACTTTCTTTTTATGATTATTTCGGGGCTTGGTATGCAAGAGATCCACAGCCTTGGTTAAAATCTGCTCTGGCTGCTTTTTGCTCTTATGTTTTTGCCCATAATTTAGGATGTACGGCAATTTCAGGGGCGGCGGTTCGTTATCGGTTATATCGGGTATGGGGAATGTCGGTTGCCGATATTGCCCGTATGGTTGTTTTTTGCACCTGGGCATGCAGTCTGGGGATGTTATTTTTAGTTGGTATTGCCTTATTGGCACAACCAAATTCCCTACCAATTCCATGGATAACCGTTTCAATTGCAATTCCCTTAGGCGTTCTTTGTCTCTTGGTTGTTTTTATTTATTTTGTACTTTCTTTTCGGAATAGAAAATTAAAAATAAGAAATTGGGAACTTGAGATGCCCAATCCCTTATTTGCTTTGAGCCAATTATTAGTAAGTACTCTTGATTTAGGGGTTACAGCGCTTATTCTATGGTGTGTTCTAGGGAATTTACATTCTTCGACATTACCGCCTTTAACTTTTTTAGGATTTGTTGGTCTTTATTTGATGGCTTATCTCGCCGGATTGCTATCAAGTGTGCCGGGCGGGGTCGGGGTTTTTGACGCTTTCTTATTAACTTTACTCTTGCCTTGGTTTTCTGCGCCGCAAATTTTAGGTGGCCTGGTTATTTTTCGGTCATTTTATTATTTGATACCTTTGTTGCTTGCCGGAATTTTATTTGCGGGCCATGAAGTTTTTTTAAAATTCTTTAAAAAAGATCAAGAAGATTTTTTGGCTCAAGATGGTATTCATTTTGCAGATGGTGATTTTACAACGCAGGTAGGCGCCTTTGTTCAGATGATCTTTGGCCTTGGTTTTTCTGCCTATGCCTTACTGGGACTTCCAGGAAAAGAAAGCATTTCATTATTAGATATTGTTCTTTTCTTTATTGGCGCCTTTATCACGGGTCTTGCCTTTAGTCTTGGTCAAAAGGTTTTTGCAGCCTGGCGGGCCTCTATTATTCTCTTATTGGGATTGCTCCCAGTTCTTTTCTTTTTGCAAGTTGACTGGATTATTTCTCTTTCTGAAATTATCGTTCTTGTGATTATTTTACCCTTTAGGCGCTATTACTACCGGGAGGCGCATATGGTTGCCTTCCCCAATCTTCCTGGGGGTGTCGCCTCTTTTCTCGTTGTTATTGGTATTCTTTCCGGAACGGCATGGACGGCATTAGAACGTCGCTCTGGGGAAATTTTGTGGCTTTCTAAAGATATTACCTCCATTGCCTTAGCGCTGGCAGCGCTTATTTGTGTGTTTGCTATTCTCTTCGCTTTTAGAAGGACACGGATACATCTCTCAACATGGCCGGATGAGGAAAAAAAAGCAGACTATCAAATTGGTTCTTTTGTCCCAGATGGATTTCTTGTTGAATCATCAGGGAGAGCATGGAGCCCTTGCCTTCATTTAGATTCAAAATGGGATCATCGTATTCTTTTGGTATTGGGTGGCCCCTACGGAGATCAAAAGTATTTTTCTTCGGTGGTTTGGCGAATGAGAGACCTTGCGATACAGGAGGGGAGTGCTCTGGGATGGTTGATGAAGCAAGATTCAAATTGGGAAATGGGAAAACGCATTCTTAAAAATTTAGGTTTAGAACCTATTTTATGGGAAGATGGTCGGGTTTTTTACATTTCACCATCGCAAATTTCATCTCTGTTGCATTTTCTTAATGAAGAAGGATACTCTAAGGGAGAAATTAAGAGAGTGGAGATTTCAGCAAAAGAGTAATTTGGTTCGAAGATGGACGTATTTTTTTAATATTTCTCTTTGGAAATATTTCTGGACGCTTGATGTCACCAAATTTCTTCTTAAATCAGTGCTTATATGGTGATGTCAATTTTGTTCGCTAAAAATGGGAAGCAGGGGAATGAACTTTAATCAGGATTTTCAATATAACAATGCAAGGGCACAAGAAAATGCCGATGCATTAGATTTGGGCCTAAGAGCCTACATGCGCAGTGTTTATAACTGGATGGGGTTAGGGTTGTTTATTACAGCAATTTCTGCTTGGAGTGTTGTCAATACATCCTTACGCCAAGTTTTCTTCCATTTTTCACAGCATGGTTTGCAGCTTACAGGGATGGGCTGGCTTGCAGCTCTTGCGCCGTTGGTATTTGTTTTCGTTCTGTCCGCAGGAATTAACCGTCTATCTCGCCCAGCGGCTGCCGGTTTATTTGTGTTATTTAGCATTTGTATGGGAATTAGCTGTTCAAACCTGCTAATTATGTATACGGCCTCATCTGTCGTGCGTACCTTTTTGATCACGGCTCTAATGTTTTTGAGCATTTCTTTTTTGGGATATGTAACAAAGCGTTCTTTGAGCGGATTTGGTACTTTTCTTTTTATGGCCTTAATTGGTTTGATTTTGGCAAGTGTTGTAAATATCTTTTTGCCATCCCATAATTTTGATGTTGCCATTTCGTTTGCTGGTGTTTTGATTTTTTCTGGTCTGACGGCTTATGATACGCAGCGTATTAAAGTTTCTTATCAGCAATATTTGACTTGGATGCCGCAAGAAGCTGTTGCAAAGCAGGGGATTTATGATGCGCTTTCACTTTATTTAGATTTTATTAATCTGTTTCAGTTTTTAATTCGTTTTCTTGGAACACCAAGCAGAAATGATTAAAAATTAAA
The sequence above is drawn from the Acetobacteraceae bacterium genome and encodes:
- a CDS encoding lysine--tRNA ligase; translation: MTNKATSSSLNKISSQWPFLEAAKLAKRVENRPEDEPILFETGYGPSGVPHIGTFGEVLRTIWVRLAFERLTGRKTRLLAFSDDMDALRKVPTNVPQQEMLAKYIGQPLSKVPDPFGTHESFAAHNNARLCTFLDQFGFDYEFASATQYYTSGYFDKALKRVLEEFPKIMKVVLPTLRDARKATYAPILPLHPRTGEVMQVPVEVIDSETGMIRWSDYEGEEFETCVFGGGAKMQWKGDWAMRWYALGVDYEMAGKDLTDSVKLSSKICRILGGVPPVNLIYELFLDAEGQKISKSKGNGLSLEEWLSLGPEESLAQFMFHQPQRAKRLHKGIIGRSIDDYLSGMERLQTSDKAPEEHIAWFLHKGNLPEWEGAPVSFSLLLNLATALGAKDEETLWKFLRRYDPNLSAETQPFLAKLLSYVLEHVREQEDSGARKCREPEEKERLAIEELRDSLVALNLEEAEKSTAEVVQNLTYSVGKKYFGQEGLRTWFSCLYEVLLGRSEGPRFGVFVALYGLPEVVALINQVLNPDGKSCETVQKA
- a CDS encoding Bax inhibitor-1/YccA family protein encodes the protein MNFNQDFQYNNARAQENADALDLGLRAYMRSVYNWMGLGLFITAISAWSVVNTSLRQVFFHFSQHGLQLTGMGWLAALAPLVFVFVLSAGINRLSRPAAAGLFVLFSICMGISCSNLLIMYTASSVVRTFLITALMFLSISFLGYVTKRSLSGFGTFLFMALIGLILASVVNIFLPSHNFDVAISFAGVLIFSGLTAYDTQRIKVSYQQYLTWMPQEAVAKQGIYDALSLYLDFINLFQFLIRFLGTPSRND
- a CDS encoding lysylphosphatidylglycerol synthetase family protein, whose protein sequence is MGRVVKRFKKHDISSQDASFRAEGRLSLLKQKKALRALLLRALPFGIALTLVVIGGIALFREASHFSIHEIKQALWMLPPSALFKAAAATFLAYFLLSFYDYFGAWYARDPQPWLKSALAAFCSYVFAHNLGCTAISGAAVRYRLYRVWGMSVADIARMVVFCTWACSLGMLFLVGIALLAQPNSLPIPWITVSIAIPLGVLCLLVVFIYFVLSFRNRKLKIRNWELEMPNPLFALSQLLVSTLDLGVTALILWCVLGNLHSSTLPPLTFLGFVGLYLMAYLAGLLSSVPGGVGVFDAFLLTLLLPWFSAPQILGGLVIFRSFYYLIPLLLAGILFAGHEVFLKFFKKDQEDFLAQDGIHFADGDFTTQVGAFVQMIFGLGFSAYALLGLPGKESISLLDIVLFFIGAFITGLAFSLGQKVFAAWRASIILLLGLLPVLFFLQVDWIISLSEIIVLVIILPFRRYYYREAHMVAFPNLPGGVASFLVVIGILSGTAWTALERRSGEILWLSKDITSIALALAALICVFAILFAFRRTRIHLSTWPDEEKKADYQIGSFVPDGFLVESSGRAWSPCLHLDSKWDHRILLVLGGPYGDQKYFSSVVWRMRDLAIQEGSALGWLMKQDSNWEMGKRILKNLGLEPILWEDGRVFYISPSQISSLLHFLNEEGYSKGEIKRVEISAKE